From the Choloepus didactylus isolate mChoDid1 chromosome 20, mChoDid1.pri, whole genome shotgun sequence genome, one window contains:
- the LOC119516581 gene encoding exosome complex exonuclease RRP44-like, which translates to MSAENQLQVIFITNDRKNKDKAIEEGIPAFTCEEYVKSLTANPELVDRLACLSEEGNEIESGKIIFSEHIPLSKLQQGIKSGTYLQGTFRASRENYLEATVWIHGDNEENKEIIVQGLKNLNRAIHEDIVAVELFPKSQWVAPSSVVLHDEGQNEDDVEEEEEKECILKTVVNEKMLKPTGRVVGIIKRNWRPYCGMLSKSDIKESRRHLFTPADKRIPRIRIETRQASTLEGRRIIVAIDGWPRNSRYPNGHFVKNLGDVGDKETETEVLLLEHDVPYQPFSQAVLSFLPKMPWSITEQDMKNREDLRRLCICSVDPPGCTDIDDALHCRELGNGNLEVGVHIADVSHFIRPGNALDQESARRGTTVYLCEKRIDMVPELLSSNLCSLRCDVDRLAFSCIWEMNHNAEILKTRFTKSAINSKASLTYAEAQMRIDSATMNDDITTSLRGLNKLAKILKKRRIEKGALTLSSPEVRFHMDSETHDPIDLQTKELRETNSMVEEFMLLANISVAKKIHGEFSEHALLRKHPAPPPSNYEILVKAAKSKNLEIKTDTAKSLADSLDQAESPAFPYLNTLLRILATRCMMQAVYFCSGMDNDFHHYGLASPIYTHFTSPIRRYADIIVHRLLAVAIGADCTYPELTDKHKLADLCKNLNFRHKMAQYAQRASVAFHTQLFFKSKGIISEEAYILFVRKNAIVVLIPKYGLEGTVFFEEKDKPKPRLTYDDEMPSLKIEDTVFHIFDKVKVKIMLDSSNLQHQKIRMSLVEPQIPGVSIPADISNMDINEPQKKKKKLGK; encoded by the coding sequence ATGTCAGCAGAGAATCAGCTGCAAGTTATTTTCATAACAAATgacaggaaaaacaaagacaaagccATAGAAGAAGGGATACCAGCTTTCACTTGTGAAGAATATGTAAAGAGCCTAACTGCTAACCCTGAACTTGTAGATCGTCTTGCTTGTTTGTCTGAAGAAGGGAATGAAATAGAAagtggaaaaataatattttcagagCATATTCCTTTAAGTAAGCTACAACAAGGCATAAAATCTGGTACATACCTTCAGGGAACATTTAGAGCCAGTAGGGAAAATTACTTAGAAGCTACAGTATGGATTCATGgagacaatgaagaaaataaagagataattGTACAAGGACTTAAAAATTTAAACCGAGCTATCCATGAAGATATTGTGGCTGTGGAACTTTTCCCCAAGAGTCAGTGGGTAGCACCGTCTTCTGTGGTTTTGCATGATGAAGGTCAAAATGAAGACGAtgtggaggaagaagaagagaaagaatgcaTTCTGAAGACTGttgtaaatgaaaaaatgttaaagccTACTGGTAGAGTTGtaggaataataaaaaggaattggCGACCATATTGTGGCATGCTTTCTAAGTCGGATATTAAGGAGTCAAGAAGACATCTCTTTACACCTGCTGATAAGAGAATTCCTCGAATTCGGATAGAAACCAGGCAGGCTTCCACATTAGAAGGACGAAGAATTATTGTTGCTATTGATGGTTGGCCCAGAAATTCCAGATACCCAAATGGACACTTTGTAAAAAATTTAGGTGATGTTGGAGATAAAGAGACTGAAACAGAAGTTTTGCTGCTTGAACACGATGTTCCCTATCAGCCTTTTTCACAAGCTGTTCTTAGTTTTCTGCCTAAGATGCCCTGGAGCATTACTGAACAGGACATGAAAAACCGAGAAGACTTGAGGCGTCTGTGTATTTGTAGTGTTGACCCACCAGGGTGTACTGATATAGATGATGCTCTACATTGTAGAGAACTTGGAAATGGAAATTTGGAGGTTGGTGTTCATATTGCTGATGTTAGCCATTTCATTAGGCCAGGAAATGCTTTAGATCAAGAATCAGCCAGAAGAGGAACAACTGTGTATCTTTGTGAAAAGAGGATTGACATGGTTCCAGAGTTGCTTAGCTCTAACTTGTGTTCCTTAAGATGTGATGTGGACAGGCTGGCATTTTCATGTATTTGGGAAATGAATCACAATGCTGAAATCTTAAAAACAAGGTTTACAAAAAGTGCCATTAATTCAAAGGCTTCTCTTACATATGCTGAAGCTCAGATGAGAATTGATTCCGCAACCATGAATGATGATATTACTACTAGTCTCCGTGGACTAAATAAACTagctaaaattttgaaaaaacgAAGAATTGAAAAAGGGGCCTTGACTCTTTCTTCCCCAGAAGTTCGATTTCACATGGACAGTGAAACTCATGATCCCATAGATCTGCAAACCAAGGAACTTAGAGAAACAAATTCCATGGTGGAAGAATTTATGTTACTTGCTAATATCTCTGTtgcaaaaaaaattcatggagaaTTTTCGGAACATGCCCTGCTTCGGAAACATCCTGCTCCTCCCCCATCAAATTATGAAATTCTTGTTAAGGCAGCCAAGTCCAAGAATTTGGAAATTAAGACTGATACAGCAAAGTCTCTGGCTGACTCTTTGGACCAGGCTGAATCTCCTGCTTTCCCATATCTAAATACTCTGTTAAGAATATTAGCCACTCGCTGTATGATGCAAGCTGTTTACTTCTGCTCTGGAATGGATAATGATTTTCATCACTATGGTTTAGCATCACCAATATACACACATTTTACTTCACCCATCAGAAGATATGCAGACATCATTGTTCATAGGTTGTTGGCAGTGGCTATTGGAGCAGACTGTACTTATCCAGAGTTGACGGACAAACACAAGCTTGCAGATTTATGTAAAAATCTCAATTTCCGGCACAAAATGGCTCAATATGCCCAACGTGCGTCAGTGGCATTTCATACCCAGTTATTTTTCAAAAGCAAAGGAATAATAAGTGAAGAAGCCTATATTCTTTTCGTAAGAAAGAATGCTATTGTGGTATTAATCCCAAAGTATGGTTTAGAAGGTACAGTCTTTTTTGAAGAAAAGGACAAACCAAAGCCCCGGCTTACTTATGATGACGAGATGCCTTCACTTAAAATAGAAGATACAGTCttccatatatttgataaagttAAAGTGAAAATCATGTTAGACTCATCTAATCTTCAGCATCAGAAAATCCGAATGTCCCTGGTAGAACCACAGATACCAGGAGTAAGCATTCCTGCTGATATTTCAAACATGGATATTAACGagccacaaaaaaagaagaagaagcttGGAAAATAA